A portion of the Phacochoerus africanus isolate WHEZ1 chromosome 5, ROS_Pafr_v1, whole genome shotgun sequence genome contains these proteins:
- the CD19 gene encoding B-lymphocyte antigen CD19 isoform X6, producing MPPPLLLFSLLFFFFFLTPVEARPQEPYLVEAQEGGNAVLPCLERPSEGPPEQLAWFRGSQSTPFLELKLGLPGLGIHVGPLGTLKEPQGTLLFIFNVSDQMGGFYLCQQGPPLDQSWQPGWTVNVKGSGELFRWNASDLNDPSCGLGARSSEGRRPSSSHPTRSKLYVWDEDRAKVLHTDLTCPPPNSTVNQSNSHDLTVAPGSTLSLSCGSSRASLVRGPISWIHVRPKKQAVTLLSLNLTEDAQLREMWVMGSLRGKAVLLLPEATAQDADTYHCNHGNVTTQMRLKVTARSAVWHWLLETGGWQVPVVTLVYLIFCLGSLVGFLHLRRALILRRKRKRMTDPTRRFFKVTPPPGNGAQNQYGNVLSLSTPHSGTGRALRWAAGLGAAVPSYGTPRSDVQEARAAGSQSPPGTGPEEEEGEAYEEPDSEEGSEFYENDSNLGRDQLSQDGSSYENPEEGVLGPEDEDSFSNAESYENEDEELVQPVARTTDFLSPHGSAWDPSREATSLGSQSYEDMRGILYSAPQLRSFRGQPGPNHEEDADSYENMDNPDGPEPAWGGGGHMGAWSTR from the exons ATgccacctcctctcctcctcttctccctcctcttcttcttcttcttccttacCCCTGTGGAAGCCCGGCCCCAGGAACCATACCTAGTAGAGGCTCAAG AGGGAGGCAATGCTGTACTACCGTGCCTCGAACGTCCCTCAGAAGGCCCCCCTGAGCAGCTGGCCTGGTTTCGGGGTTCCCAGTCCACACCCTTCTTAGAGCTGAAACTAGGGTTACCAGGCTTGGGCATCCATGTGGGGCCCCTGGGCACCCTGAAGGAGCCCCAGGGAACCCTGCTCTTTATCTTCAACGTCTCCGACCAGATGGGGGGCTTCTACCTGTGCCAGCAAGGCCCCCCTCTTGACCAGTCCTGGCAGCCTGGCTGGACGGTCAACGTGAAGGGCAGCG GGGAACTGTTCCGGTGGAATGCTTCAGACCTAAATGACCCAAGCTGTGGCTTGGGGGCCAGGTCCTCAGAGGGTCGCAGGCCCTCTTCTAGTCACCCCACAAGGTCCAAGCTGTATGTATGGGACGAGGACCGCGCTAAGGTCTTACACACAGACCTCACATGCCCCCCACCGAACAGCACTGTGAACCAGAGCAACAGCCACG ACCTCACGGTAGCCCCTGGCTCCACACTCTCCCTGTCCTGTGGGTCGTCCCGTGCCTCACTGGTCAGAGGCCCCATCTCCTGGATCCACGTGCGTCCCAAGAAGCAGGCCGTGACATTGCTGAGCCTGAACCTGACGGAGGATGCCCAGCTCAGGGAGATGTGGGTCATGGGCAGCCTCAGGGGAAAGGCTGTTCTGTTGCTGCCCGAGGCCACAGCTCAAGATGCTGACACCTATCACTGTAACCATGGCAACGTGACCACCCAGATGCGGCTGAAGGTCACTGCCCGGTCAG CAGTATGGCATTGGCTGCTGGAGACTGGTGGCTGGCAAGTCCCTGTTGTGACTTTAGTTTATCTGATCTTCTGCCTGGGTTCCCTGGTGGGCTTTCTTCATCTTCGAAGAG CCCTGATcctgaggagaaaaagaaagcgaATGACAGATCCCACTAGAAG GTTCTTCAAAGTGACGCCCCCTCCGGGAAATGGGGCCCAGAACCAGTACGGGAACGTGCTCTCCCTCTCCACGCCCCACTCTGGCACGG GACGCGCCCTGCGGTGGGCTGCAGGCCTGGGAGCCGCCGTGCCCTCCTACGGAACCCCGCGCAGCGACGTCCAGGAGGCCAGAGCCGCGGGGTCCCAGAGCCCGCCAGGAACCG GcccagaagaagaggaaggggaggcctACGAGGAGCCAGACAGTGAGGAAGGCTCCGAGTTCTATGAGAACGACTCCAACCTCGGGCGGGATCAGCTCTCCCAGG ATGGCAGCAGCTATGAAAACCCTGAGGAGGGGGTCTTGGGTCCTGAGGATGAAGACTCCTTCTCCAACG CTGAGTCTTACGAGAATGAGGATGAAGAGTTGGTCCAGCCGGTCGCCAGGACGACAG acTTCCTGAGCCCCCATGGGTCAGCCTGGGACCCCAGCAGGGAGGCAACCTCCCTCG GGTCTCAGTCCTATGAAGATATGAGAGGGATCCTGTATTCAGCCCCCCAGCTCCGCTCCTTTCGAGGCCAGCCTGGTCCCAACCACGAGGAAG ATGCGGACTCTTATGAGAATATGGATAATCCTGATGGGCCAGAACCAgcatggggaggagggggccacATGGGCGCCTGGAGCACTAGGTGA
- the CD19 gene encoding B-lymphocyte antigen CD19 isoform X5, with translation MPPPLLLFSLLFFFFFLTPVEARPQEPYLVEAQEGGNAVLPCLERPSEGPPEQLAWFRGSQSTPFLELKLGLPGLGIHVGPLGTLKEPQGTLLFIFNVSDQMGGFYLCQQGPPLDQSWQPGWTVNVKGSGELFRWNASDLNDPSCGLGARSSEGRRPSSSHPTRSKLYVWDEDRAKVLHTDLTCPPPNSTVNQSNSHDLTVAPGSTLSLSCGSSRASLVRGPISWIHVRPKKQAVTLLSLNLTEDAQLREMWVMGSLRGKAVLLLPEATAQDADTYHCNHGNVTTQMRLKVTARSVWHWLLETGGWQVPVVTLVYLIFCLGSLVGFLHLRRALILRRKRKRMTDPTRRFFKVTPPPGNGAQNQYGNVLSLSTPHSGTGRALRWAAGLGAAVPSYGTPRSDVQEARAAGSQSPPGTGPEEEEGEAYEEPDSEEGSEFYENDSNLGRDQLSQDGSSYENPEEGVLGPEDEDSFSNAAESYENEDEELVQPVARTTDFLSPHGSAWDPSREATSLGSQSYEDMRGILYSAPQLRSFRGQPGPNHEEDADSYENMDNPDGPEPAWGGGGHMGAWSTR, from the exons ATgccacctcctctcctcctcttctccctcctcttcttcttcttcttccttacCCCTGTGGAAGCCCGGCCCCAGGAACCATACCTAGTAGAGGCTCAAG AGGGAGGCAATGCTGTACTACCGTGCCTCGAACGTCCCTCAGAAGGCCCCCCTGAGCAGCTGGCCTGGTTTCGGGGTTCCCAGTCCACACCCTTCTTAGAGCTGAAACTAGGGTTACCAGGCTTGGGCATCCATGTGGGGCCCCTGGGCACCCTGAAGGAGCCCCAGGGAACCCTGCTCTTTATCTTCAACGTCTCCGACCAGATGGGGGGCTTCTACCTGTGCCAGCAAGGCCCCCCTCTTGACCAGTCCTGGCAGCCTGGCTGGACGGTCAACGTGAAGGGCAGCG GGGAACTGTTCCGGTGGAATGCTTCAGACCTAAATGACCCAAGCTGTGGCTTGGGGGCCAGGTCCTCAGAGGGTCGCAGGCCCTCTTCTAGTCACCCCACAAGGTCCAAGCTGTATGTATGGGACGAGGACCGCGCTAAGGTCTTACACACAGACCTCACATGCCCCCCACCGAACAGCACTGTGAACCAGAGCAACAGCCACG ACCTCACGGTAGCCCCTGGCTCCACACTCTCCCTGTCCTGTGGGTCGTCCCGTGCCTCACTGGTCAGAGGCCCCATCTCCTGGATCCACGTGCGTCCCAAGAAGCAGGCCGTGACATTGCTGAGCCTGAACCTGACGGAGGATGCCCAGCTCAGGGAGATGTGGGTCATGGGCAGCCTCAGGGGAAAGGCTGTTCTGTTGCTGCCCGAGGCCACAGCTCAAGATGCTGACACCTATCACTGTAACCATGGCAACGTGACCACCCAGATGCGGCTGAAGGTCACTGCCCGGTCAG TATGGCATTGGCTGCTGGAGACTGGTGGCTGGCAAGTCCCTGTTGTGACTTTAGTTTATCTGATCTTCTGCCTGGGTTCCCTGGTGGGCTTTCTTCATCTTCGAAGAG CCCTGATcctgaggagaaaaagaaagcgaATGACAGATCCCACTAGAAG GTTCTTCAAAGTGACGCCCCCTCCGGGAAATGGGGCCCAGAACCAGTACGGGAACGTGCTCTCCCTCTCCACGCCCCACTCTGGCACGG GACGCGCCCTGCGGTGGGCTGCAGGCCTGGGAGCCGCCGTGCCCTCCTACGGAACCCCGCGCAGCGACGTCCAGGAGGCCAGAGCCGCGGGGTCCCAGAGCCCGCCAGGAACCG GcccagaagaagaggaaggggaggcctACGAGGAGCCAGACAGTGAGGAAGGCTCCGAGTTCTATGAGAACGACTCCAACCTCGGGCGGGATCAGCTCTCCCAGG ATGGCAGCAGCTATGAAAACCCTGAGGAGGGGGTCTTGGGTCCTGAGGATGAAGACTCCTTCTCCAACG CAGCTGAGTCTTACGAGAATGAGGATGAAGAGTTGGTCCAGCCGGTCGCCAGGACGACAG acTTCCTGAGCCCCCATGGGTCAGCCTGGGACCCCAGCAGGGAGGCAACCTCCCTCG GGTCTCAGTCCTATGAAGATATGAGAGGGATCCTGTATTCAGCCCCCCAGCTCCGCTCCTTTCGAGGCCAGCCTGGTCCCAACCACGAGGAAG ATGCGGACTCTTATGAGAATATGGATAATCCTGATGGGCCAGAACCAgcatggggaggagggggccacATGGGCGCCTGGAGCACTAGGTGA
- the CD19 gene encoding B-lymphocyte antigen CD19 isoform X4 produces the protein MPPPLLLFSLLFFFFFLTPVEARPQEPYLVEAQEGGNAVLPCLERPSEGPPEQLAWFRGSQSTPFLELKLGLPGLGIHVGPLGTLKEPQGTLLFIFNVSDQMGGFYLCQQGPPLDQSWQPGWTVNVKGSGELFRWNASDLNDPSCGLGARSSEGRRPSSSHPTRSKLYVWDEDRAKVLHTDLTCPPPNSTVNQSNSHDLTVAPGSTLSLSCGSSRASLVRGPISWIHVRPKKQAVTLLSLNLTEDAQLREMWVMGSLRGKAVLLLPEATAQDADTYHCNHGNVTTQMRLKVTARSAVWHWLLETGGWQVPVVTLVYLIFCLGSLVGFLHLRRALILRRKRKRMTDPTRRFFKVTPPPGNGAQNQYGNVLSLSTPHSGTGRALRWAAGLGAAVPSYGTPRSDVQEARAAGSQSPPGTGPEEEEGEAYEEPDSEEGSEFYENDSNLGRDQLSQDGSSYENPEEGVLGPEDEDSFSNAAESYENEDEELVQPVARTTDFLSPHGSAWDPSREATSLGSQSYEDMRGILYSAPQLRSFRGQPGPNHEEDADSYENMDNPDGPEPAWGGGGHMGAWSTR, from the exons ATgccacctcctctcctcctcttctccctcctcttcttcttcttcttccttacCCCTGTGGAAGCCCGGCCCCAGGAACCATACCTAGTAGAGGCTCAAG AGGGAGGCAATGCTGTACTACCGTGCCTCGAACGTCCCTCAGAAGGCCCCCCTGAGCAGCTGGCCTGGTTTCGGGGTTCCCAGTCCACACCCTTCTTAGAGCTGAAACTAGGGTTACCAGGCTTGGGCATCCATGTGGGGCCCCTGGGCACCCTGAAGGAGCCCCAGGGAACCCTGCTCTTTATCTTCAACGTCTCCGACCAGATGGGGGGCTTCTACCTGTGCCAGCAAGGCCCCCCTCTTGACCAGTCCTGGCAGCCTGGCTGGACGGTCAACGTGAAGGGCAGCG GGGAACTGTTCCGGTGGAATGCTTCAGACCTAAATGACCCAAGCTGTGGCTTGGGGGCCAGGTCCTCAGAGGGTCGCAGGCCCTCTTCTAGTCACCCCACAAGGTCCAAGCTGTATGTATGGGACGAGGACCGCGCTAAGGTCTTACACACAGACCTCACATGCCCCCCACCGAACAGCACTGTGAACCAGAGCAACAGCCACG ACCTCACGGTAGCCCCTGGCTCCACACTCTCCCTGTCCTGTGGGTCGTCCCGTGCCTCACTGGTCAGAGGCCCCATCTCCTGGATCCACGTGCGTCCCAAGAAGCAGGCCGTGACATTGCTGAGCCTGAACCTGACGGAGGATGCCCAGCTCAGGGAGATGTGGGTCATGGGCAGCCTCAGGGGAAAGGCTGTTCTGTTGCTGCCCGAGGCCACAGCTCAAGATGCTGACACCTATCACTGTAACCATGGCAACGTGACCACCCAGATGCGGCTGAAGGTCACTGCCCGGTCAG CAGTATGGCATTGGCTGCTGGAGACTGGTGGCTGGCAAGTCCCTGTTGTGACTTTAGTTTATCTGATCTTCTGCCTGGGTTCCCTGGTGGGCTTTCTTCATCTTCGAAGAG CCCTGATcctgaggagaaaaagaaagcgaATGACAGATCCCACTAGAAG GTTCTTCAAAGTGACGCCCCCTCCGGGAAATGGGGCCCAGAACCAGTACGGGAACGTGCTCTCCCTCTCCACGCCCCACTCTGGCACGG GACGCGCCCTGCGGTGGGCTGCAGGCCTGGGAGCCGCCGTGCCCTCCTACGGAACCCCGCGCAGCGACGTCCAGGAGGCCAGAGCCGCGGGGTCCCAGAGCCCGCCAGGAACCG GcccagaagaagaggaaggggaggcctACGAGGAGCCAGACAGTGAGGAAGGCTCCGAGTTCTATGAGAACGACTCCAACCTCGGGCGGGATCAGCTCTCCCAGG ATGGCAGCAGCTATGAAAACCCTGAGGAGGGGGTCTTGGGTCCTGAGGATGAAGACTCCTTCTCCAACG CAGCTGAGTCTTACGAGAATGAGGATGAAGAGTTGGTCCAGCCGGTCGCCAGGACGACAG acTTCCTGAGCCCCCATGGGTCAGCCTGGGACCCCAGCAGGGAGGCAACCTCCCTCG GGTCTCAGTCCTATGAAGATATGAGAGGGATCCTGTATTCAGCCCCCCAGCTCCGCTCCTTTCGAGGCCAGCCTGGTCCCAACCACGAGGAAG ATGCGGACTCTTATGAGAATATGGATAATCCTGATGGGCCAGAACCAgcatggggaggagggggccacATGGGCGCCTGGAGCACTAGGTGA
- the CD19 gene encoding B-lymphocyte antigen CD19 isoform X2, giving the protein MPPPLLLFSLLFFFFFLTPVEARPQEPYLVEAQEGGNAVLPCLERPSEGPPEQLAWFRGSQSTPFLELKLGLPGLGIHVGPLGTLKEPQGTLLFIFNVSDQMGGFYLCQQGPPLDQSWQPGWTVNVKGSGELFRWNASDLNDPSCGLGARSSEGRRPSSSHPTRSKLYVWDEDRAKVLHTDLTCPPPNSTVNQSNSHALALPAPDLTVAPGSTLSLSCGSSRASLVRGPISWIHVRPKKQAVTLLSLNLTEDAQLREMWVMGSLRGKAVLLLPEATAQDADTYHCNHGNVTTQMRLKVTARSAVWHWLLETGGWQVPVVTLVYLIFCLGSLVGFLHLRRALILRRKRKRMTDPTRRFFKVTPPPGNGAQNQYGNVLSLSTPHSGTGRALRWAAGLGAAVPSYGTPRSDVQEARAAGSQSPPGTGPEEEEGEAYEEPDSEEGSEFYENDSNLGRDQLSQDGSSYENPEEGVLGPEDEDSFSNAESYENEDEELVQPVARTTDFLSPHGSAWDPSREATSLGSQSYEDMRGILYSAPQLRSFRGQPGPNHEEDADSYENMDNPDGPEPAWGGGGHMGAWSTR; this is encoded by the exons ATgccacctcctctcctcctcttctccctcctcttcttcttcttcttccttacCCCTGTGGAAGCCCGGCCCCAGGAACCATACCTAGTAGAGGCTCAAG AGGGAGGCAATGCTGTACTACCGTGCCTCGAACGTCCCTCAGAAGGCCCCCCTGAGCAGCTGGCCTGGTTTCGGGGTTCCCAGTCCACACCCTTCTTAGAGCTGAAACTAGGGTTACCAGGCTTGGGCATCCATGTGGGGCCCCTGGGCACCCTGAAGGAGCCCCAGGGAACCCTGCTCTTTATCTTCAACGTCTCCGACCAGATGGGGGGCTTCTACCTGTGCCAGCAAGGCCCCCCTCTTGACCAGTCCTGGCAGCCTGGCTGGACGGTCAACGTGAAGGGCAGCG GGGAACTGTTCCGGTGGAATGCTTCAGACCTAAATGACCCAAGCTGTGGCTTGGGGGCCAGGTCCTCAGAGGGTCGCAGGCCCTCTTCTAGTCACCCCACAAGGTCCAAGCTGTATGTATGGGACGAGGACCGCGCTAAGGTCTTACACACAGACCTCACATGCCCCCCACCGAACAGCACTGTGAACCAGAGCAACAGCCACG CCTTGGCTCTCCCTGCCCCAGACCTCACGGTAGCCCCTGGCTCCACACTCTCCCTGTCCTGTGGGTCGTCCCGTGCCTCACTGGTCAGAGGCCCCATCTCCTGGATCCACGTGCGTCCCAAGAAGCAGGCCGTGACATTGCTGAGCCTGAACCTGACGGAGGATGCCCAGCTCAGGGAGATGTGGGTCATGGGCAGCCTCAGGGGAAAGGCTGTTCTGTTGCTGCCCGAGGCCACAGCTCAAGATGCTGACACCTATCACTGTAACCATGGCAACGTGACCACCCAGATGCGGCTGAAGGTCACTGCCCGGTCAG CAGTATGGCATTGGCTGCTGGAGACTGGTGGCTGGCAAGTCCCTGTTGTGACTTTAGTTTATCTGATCTTCTGCCTGGGTTCCCTGGTGGGCTTTCTTCATCTTCGAAGAG CCCTGATcctgaggagaaaaagaaagcgaATGACAGATCCCACTAGAAG GTTCTTCAAAGTGACGCCCCCTCCGGGAAATGGGGCCCAGAACCAGTACGGGAACGTGCTCTCCCTCTCCACGCCCCACTCTGGCACGG GACGCGCCCTGCGGTGGGCTGCAGGCCTGGGAGCCGCCGTGCCCTCCTACGGAACCCCGCGCAGCGACGTCCAGGAGGCCAGAGCCGCGGGGTCCCAGAGCCCGCCAGGAACCG GcccagaagaagaggaaggggaggcctACGAGGAGCCAGACAGTGAGGAAGGCTCCGAGTTCTATGAGAACGACTCCAACCTCGGGCGGGATCAGCTCTCCCAGG ATGGCAGCAGCTATGAAAACCCTGAGGAGGGGGTCTTGGGTCCTGAGGATGAAGACTCCTTCTCCAACG CTGAGTCTTACGAGAATGAGGATGAAGAGTTGGTCCAGCCGGTCGCCAGGACGACAG acTTCCTGAGCCCCCATGGGTCAGCCTGGGACCCCAGCAGGGAGGCAACCTCCCTCG GGTCTCAGTCCTATGAAGATATGAGAGGGATCCTGTATTCAGCCCCCCAGCTCCGCTCCTTTCGAGGCCAGCCTGGTCCCAACCACGAGGAAG ATGCGGACTCTTATGAGAATATGGATAATCCTGATGGGCCAGAACCAgcatggggaggagggggccacATGGGCGCCTGGAGCACTAGGTGA
- the CD19 gene encoding B-lymphocyte antigen CD19 isoform X3 — translation MPPPLLLFSLLFFFFFLTPVEARPQEPYLVEAQEGGNAVLPCLERPSEGPPEQLAWFRGSQSTPFLELKLGLPGLGIHVGPLGTLKEPQGTLLFIFNVSDQMGGFYLCQQGPPLDQSWQPGWTVNVKGSGELFRWNASDLNDPSCGLGARSSEGRRPSSSHPTRSKLYVWDEDRAKVLHTDLTCPPPNSTVNQSNSHALALPAPDLTVAPGSTLSLSCGSSRASLVRGPISWIHVRPKKQAVTLLSLNLTEDAQLREMWVMGSLRGKAVLLLPEATAQDADTYHCNHGNVTTQMRLKVTARSVWHWLLETGGWQVPVVTLVYLIFCLGSLVGFLHLRRALILRRKRKRMTDPTRRFFKVTPPPGNGAQNQYGNVLSLSTPHSGTGRALRWAAGLGAAVPSYGTPRSDVQEARAAGSQSPPGTGPEEEEGEAYEEPDSEEGSEFYENDSNLGRDQLSQDGSSYENPEEGVLGPEDEDSFSNAAESYENEDEELVQPVARTTDFLSPHGSAWDPSREATSLGSQSYEDMRGILYSAPQLRSFRGQPGPNHEEDADSYENMDNPDGPEPAWGGGGHMGAWSTR, via the exons ATgccacctcctctcctcctcttctccctcctcttcttcttcttcttccttacCCCTGTGGAAGCCCGGCCCCAGGAACCATACCTAGTAGAGGCTCAAG AGGGAGGCAATGCTGTACTACCGTGCCTCGAACGTCCCTCAGAAGGCCCCCCTGAGCAGCTGGCCTGGTTTCGGGGTTCCCAGTCCACACCCTTCTTAGAGCTGAAACTAGGGTTACCAGGCTTGGGCATCCATGTGGGGCCCCTGGGCACCCTGAAGGAGCCCCAGGGAACCCTGCTCTTTATCTTCAACGTCTCCGACCAGATGGGGGGCTTCTACCTGTGCCAGCAAGGCCCCCCTCTTGACCAGTCCTGGCAGCCTGGCTGGACGGTCAACGTGAAGGGCAGCG GGGAACTGTTCCGGTGGAATGCTTCAGACCTAAATGACCCAAGCTGTGGCTTGGGGGCCAGGTCCTCAGAGGGTCGCAGGCCCTCTTCTAGTCACCCCACAAGGTCCAAGCTGTATGTATGGGACGAGGACCGCGCTAAGGTCTTACACACAGACCTCACATGCCCCCCACCGAACAGCACTGTGAACCAGAGCAACAGCCACG CCTTGGCTCTCCCTGCCCCAGACCTCACGGTAGCCCCTGGCTCCACACTCTCCCTGTCCTGTGGGTCGTCCCGTGCCTCACTGGTCAGAGGCCCCATCTCCTGGATCCACGTGCGTCCCAAGAAGCAGGCCGTGACATTGCTGAGCCTGAACCTGACGGAGGATGCCCAGCTCAGGGAGATGTGGGTCATGGGCAGCCTCAGGGGAAAGGCTGTTCTGTTGCTGCCCGAGGCCACAGCTCAAGATGCTGACACCTATCACTGTAACCATGGCAACGTGACCACCCAGATGCGGCTGAAGGTCACTGCCCGGTCAG TATGGCATTGGCTGCTGGAGACTGGTGGCTGGCAAGTCCCTGTTGTGACTTTAGTTTATCTGATCTTCTGCCTGGGTTCCCTGGTGGGCTTTCTTCATCTTCGAAGAG CCCTGATcctgaggagaaaaagaaagcgaATGACAGATCCCACTAGAAG GTTCTTCAAAGTGACGCCCCCTCCGGGAAATGGGGCCCAGAACCAGTACGGGAACGTGCTCTCCCTCTCCACGCCCCACTCTGGCACGG GACGCGCCCTGCGGTGGGCTGCAGGCCTGGGAGCCGCCGTGCCCTCCTACGGAACCCCGCGCAGCGACGTCCAGGAGGCCAGAGCCGCGGGGTCCCAGAGCCCGCCAGGAACCG GcccagaagaagaggaaggggaggcctACGAGGAGCCAGACAGTGAGGAAGGCTCCGAGTTCTATGAGAACGACTCCAACCTCGGGCGGGATCAGCTCTCCCAGG ATGGCAGCAGCTATGAAAACCCTGAGGAGGGGGTCTTGGGTCCTGAGGATGAAGACTCCTTCTCCAACG CAGCTGAGTCTTACGAGAATGAGGATGAAGAGTTGGTCCAGCCGGTCGCCAGGACGACAG acTTCCTGAGCCCCCATGGGTCAGCCTGGGACCCCAGCAGGGAGGCAACCTCCCTCG GGTCTCAGTCCTATGAAGATATGAGAGGGATCCTGTATTCAGCCCCCCAGCTCCGCTCCTTTCGAGGCCAGCCTGGTCCCAACCACGAGGAAG ATGCGGACTCTTATGAGAATATGGATAATCCTGATGGGCCAGAACCAgcatggggaggagggggccacATGGGCGCCTGGAGCACTAGGTGA
- the CD19 gene encoding B-lymphocyte antigen CD19 isoform X1 gives MPPPLLLFSLLFFFFFLTPVEARPQEPYLVEAQEGGNAVLPCLERPSEGPPEQLAWFRGSQSTPFLELKLGLPGLGIHVGPLGTLKEPQGTLLFIFNVSDQMGGFYLCQQGPPLDQSWQPGWTVNVKGSGELFRWNASDLNDPSCGLGARSSEGRRPSSSHPTRSKLYVWDEDRAKVLHTDLTCPPPNSTVNQSNSHALALPAPDLTVAPGSTLSLSCGSSRASLVRGPISWIHVRPKKQAVTLLSLNLTEDAQLREMWVMGSLRGKAVLLLPEATAQDADTYHCNHGNVTTQMRLKVTARSAVWHWLLETGGWQVPVVTLVYLIFCLGSLVGFLHLRRALILRRKRKRMTDPTRRFFKVTPPPGNGAQNQYGNVLSLSTPHSGTGRALRWAAGLGAAVPSYGTPRSDVQEARAAGSQSPPGTGPEEEEGEAYEEPDSEEGSEFYENDSNLGRDQLSQDGSSYENPEEGVLGPEDEDSFSNAAESYENEDEELVQPVARTTDFLSPHGSAWDPSREATSLGSQSYEDMRGILYSAPQLRSFRGQPGPNHEEDADSYENMDNPDGPEPAWGGGGHMGAWSTR, from the exons ATgccacctcctctcctcctcttctccctcctcttcttcttcttcttccttacCCCTGTGGAAGCCCGGCCCCAGGAACCATACCTAGTAGAGGCTCAAG AGGGAGGCAATGCTGTACTACCGTGCCTCGAACGTCCCTCAGAAGGCCCCCCTGAGCAGCTGGCCTGGTTTCGGGGTTCCCAGTCCACACCCTTCTTAGAGCTGAAACTAGGGTTACCAGGCTTGGGCATCCATGTGGGGCCCCTGGGCACCCTGAAGGAGCCCCAGGGAACCCTGCTCTTTATCTTCAACGTCTCCGACCAGATGGGGGGCTTCTACCTGTGCCAGCAAGGCCCCCCTCTTGACCAGTCCTGGCAGCCTGGCTGGACGGTCAACGTGAAGGGCAGCG GGGAACTGTTCCGGTGGAATGCTTCAGACCTAAATGACCCAAGCTGTGGCTTGGGGGCCAGGTCCTCAGAGGGTCGCAGGCCCTCTTCTAGTCACCCCACAAGGTCCAAGCTGTATGTATGGGACGAGGACCGCGCTAAGGTCTTACACACAGACCTCACATGCCCCCCACCGAACAGCACTGTGAACCAGAGCAACAGCCACG CCTTGGCTCTCCCTGCCCCAGACCTCACGGTAGCCCCTGGCTCCACACTCTCCCTGTCCTGTGGGTCGTCCCGTGCCTCACTGGTCAGAGGCCCCATCTCCTGGATCCACGTGCGTCCCAAGAAGCAGGCCGTGACATTGCTGAGCCTGAACCTGACGGAGGATGCCCAGCTCAGGGAGATGTGGGTCATGGGCAGCCTCAGGGGAAAGGCTGTTCTGTTGCTGCCCGAGGCCACAGCTCAAGATGCTGACACCTATCACTGTAACCATGGCAACGTGACCACCCAGATGCGGCTGAAGGTCACTGCCCGGTCAG CAGTATGGCATTGGCTGCTGGAGACTGGTGGCTGGCAAGTCCCTGTTGTGACTTTAGTTTATCTGATCTTCTGCCTGGGTTCCCTGGTGGGCTTTCTTCATCTTCGAAGAG CCCTGATcctgaggagaaaaagaaagcgaATGACAGATCCCACTAGAAG GTTCTTCAAAGTGACGCCCCCTCCGGGAAATGGGGCCCAGAACCAGTACGGGAACGTGCTCTCCCTCTCCACGCCCCACTCTGGCACGG GACGCGCCCTGCGGTGGGCTGCAGGCCTGGGAGCCGCCGTGCCCTCCTACGGAACCCCGCGCAGCGACGTCCAGGAGGCCAGAGCCGCGGGGTCCCAGAGCCCGCCAGGAACCG GcccagaagaagaggaaggggaggcctACGAGGAGCCAGACAGTGAGGAAGGCTCCGAGTTCTATGAGAACGACTCCAACCTCGGGCGGGATCAGCTCTCCCAGG ATGGCAGCAGCTATGAAAACCCTGAGGAGGGGGTCTTGGGTCCTGAGGATGAAGACTCCTTCTCCAACG CAGCTGAGTCTTACGAGAATGAGGATGAAGAGTTGGTCCAGCCGGTCGCCAGGACGACAG acTTCCTGAGCCCCCATGGGTCAGCCTGGGACCCCAGCAGGGAGGCAACCTCCCTCG GGTCTCAGTCCTATGAAGATATGAGAGGGATCCTGTATTCAGCCCCCCAGCTCCGCTCCTTTCGAGGCCAGCCTGGTCCCAACCACGAGGAAG ATGCGGACTCTTATGAGAATATGGATAATCCTGATGGGCCAGAACCAgcatggggaggagggggccacATGGGCGCCTGGAGCACTAGGTGA